Part of the Chaetodon trifascialis isolate fChaTrf1 chromosome 1, fChaTrf1.hap1, whole genome shotgun sequence genome, ggccgctgtggctgaaggtcttctttccaaccaagcggcagcacaccagacttgattcattcaatcaactgatcgcactcttcagacagctgattggtcaaactgtgagctcttgcttggttggaacaaaaacctgcagtcacaccggccctttgtggaacaggttgcccacccctgccgTATGTTAATATTCTGCCCATCGATGTTAAGCTGATTTCATTCCCAGGATTATGAATTTGGATTCATGATGCTTctgagaaaacattaaaaaggtacAATAATCTATCTCTTGTCAAAAGCTACGGTGTTGCGCCTTTTTTCCTGAGAGCAAAGGGGCTTTGATCCAGGATCATTGGTTAGGTCATAGTGCCAGTGTCTTCACTCTGACTTAAGAGGCAAAGAGGTCTCAGATCAGCACCCCTGTTTAAGGATAAACTGTGAATAGACAAATATAGCTGGTTCCTTGTCAGATAAACCCGTGGCCCTTTTGGTCAACAAGCCTCATatcaaacataaaacacacaacataaacaataaAGCATGCAACACTTATTGTGATTCCTCAAAACAAGCGGAACATACTGTAAGACAAGCCAATCAAAACAGTGGTTTGATTCAGAAATAGTTGTTTGCATTCTCGTCTATGTTGCTACAGAGTACTTGATGCATGGTCAgtgatcttttttttccacagtttaaACAAGAATCAATGGAGCCAGAAACTCTTGCTGAATATTTGACAGAATTAAAATATATTGGCTGTGAATAAACAGTAATGCCCTCTGAACAACTGTGCTGGAGCAAAGCTGTGCAGCGTAAACTGCTGCCAAAGACATAAATAATGGTAGAACATTGTCTGTTCATGGGTCTACAGAACACTGAATGAGTTCAGACtcacaaggaaagaaaaactgGACAGAATTTCACATCAGAAAATGACACTTATGGAGCTGTCACATGAAAGCTTTGTTTCTTCTGAAAGGCAGCTTTAAAGTTTTTAGATCTCCTTTTGTGAATTACAGCGTGGTTTAATGGGCTTCAGCACACAGAAAAGAACATCTTCAAATGACGTTCAAGGTTTGAACTGTGAGCATTTCAGACGCTTTTTTCATTCTAAACCGTTTAACACTAATTTGTCTGTTTCTAACTGAAGTAGCTGCAGATATAAAACGTGGTCATCCTCAGCCAGAATATGTTGATGATTGACATGAAAAACGAAACCCTACCCAAAGAGaggcaagaaaaacagaatgggCGACAGAAAACGTAGAGGTATTAGATGCATGACATGCAGTAGTGATGTGAATTCTGTTGCTTTAAGAGAGGGTCCTCAATCCAGTGCCTCCATTTaatccttttctcctcctgctgctgcacctccttTACTTCTGCTCCTCGATTTCTCGTTTGACTTCCGCTACATAATGGTGATCTTTCCCATGAGCCACCTCCATGATGGCAACTGcctgaaaaaagaagaaaaaactggattttaaaatcatttaaaagcCGCATTGCAAATGTATGTAGTGTTGCCTTTTACAGCTCACTGATcttctgctccctctcccctctctttggAGGCCTCAGTACCTTCATTTTGCCACCTATTCATACACCAACTGACCAGATGTCAAGTACCTTCTTCAAAGCTTTGACTCCTTGTGACTTCTTCTCCAGCCCCAAATACAGACGTCCCAGTTTCAGATACATAGACGCCACATTTAGAGAGTAGGCTGGGTAGTGAACACTGCAGAGAGAATATAATTTATACATCAAACTAAGCCGTGAATGCAGGAGGAAACAAGAtcaaatcaattaattaattaaaaattaatGTTACATTTAGATTTGTTGTAGTGCTACAAAAGtttaaaacatacataaaagCCATAGAAGATCTGCAGGCGTGTTGCATACCACAGAGGAAAATATGTTGACCATTATCAAGTACAAATACAACGTGTGGTTGTGTATATATTGTAGGTGGACAAAGAACAATTCATAAGAAAACGAGTTATGCTGTATTAAGTATGAAGTCAGTAAAACATTAATAACATGATTCTGAGCTGCAAAGTGCAGGTAAAACTAGCATTACCATCTCGTGGTTGTAAACCTCCACCAACAAGTCAAGCtacagtttacatccatgtttatcCAGATTCATATAACACATAGAGTGaagaatttaataaaaggtataaACTTTTGTGatgaaatggaagttatcaaGTTAAAcgtgctgtcttcacttagaaactatttttacagaggactgatagagcttcatcacatggagcaatGACGATCACCTGAAGCTTAAGATCAGCAAACAATGAGCTTGTAGTGAACTACGATTCtttaaatatggatgttgctgcaaagtagctacaaactgtaaaacatggatgcttcatacacatcttcaacccttgagttatggccaaagatatttttttatggtcacagtgacctttgatcATCAGAATGTAATACTAAGCTCATTCTGAGTCCAAGTAAATATTTACTTCATAGTGACAAGTTAAAGCAAAGCCCCTCTGTGTCACTTTAAAGAGACTAAATTAGGAATTAAAATCCCAATCCTAACATGTCTTTAAAAATTCACAGAGGTCTGAAGAGAATATCATTACAAAACTGTGTTCAATGGAAGCATTCATCAAAACACTCCCTCTAGAAAATGCCCCTCTGCTTACTTTCCTGTTCTATTGCATACAAGTTAACCAATCTGTTGCAAGTGCACGGCTGCCTCCCTGCAGACCCCTTACAGATCAATTTACCTGTATGGCTGAATAATCTTCTCTCCGTAGCTCATCGCTCCGTCCCAGTCCTGCATGTAGAGACAGACGCCCATGGCCTGATACATCATGTGCAGCATGTAGACATTGGTGTCTGCAAATATAGCTCCCATCTTCTCTTGGCTGAGCTCACACATCTCCAGCAGCTCACTGGGGGGTGCCAGAGAGTCAAGGAATAATGACACAAACAATGcagggaaagaagaggaggaagggaagtgAAAGGTTGTCCATAacagagaaagaagacaaaCGGACAGGCTGAGAGGGGAAAGACTTCagatgagggaaaacaaaagagtgaaaaagaaatacagttacgcccagaggaggaggatatTCTTGTAGTGTTTGGCTCTCCTGAACTCCTCGATGACATTTTTGGCGTAACGGACCATGGATCGGATTTCCTCTGGCTCTGGTGGAGAACTCAGCTTCCTGATCTCCATTTTTGCTTTATCCTAtaaagagatggaaagaaattACATACAGCAGGAAACTGATACACCAACAGTAAACAGTAACACTAACCACGTCCCAGTTTCCTACTACTGTGCACGCCAATTTGAACCAGTAGGTAATGTGTTTACATTGGCAGAGTGACAACATTTAAGTATTCAAATACGTCAGTATGCATAGCACACTGAATCTGCTTGATGTCTGAGCATGGCCTTGATTTATTGTTCCACCATGCAACACACAATGGCAGCTACTCACAGCTGGAAATAATTGCTGAGGCAGCTCCTGGACGATCTCAGGAGATATCAAAGAGATCaaattttcagaaaaatgttgATTTCTTATTTATTCCAAATGTGAAACTATCAGCAGGTTTCCAAAGTAAAAATGATAGTTGACACATGTTGTCACATATGTCAACTATCATTCCTTGCCAAAGCACAATATGCTATAAAGACTGGGGAATgactgaatatgaatatgaattgtCATGTACCTAAAAGGTGTCCCACTGCATACATGTGTCAAAACTTAATGAACGTCTGTGAGTTTCAGAAAGATAAATGAGTGGTACCTTAGACCTGGAGGTGCACTCAGTACACTGGCATGTGAAGAAGTAGGAATCTAACAACCTctctttcctgtcctctgttgGGTAGAGCAGGTCTATGTAACTGTTGAAGATctaaggagagagagggagggagatgaaagatgaaataaataaataaataaataaataaataaataaataaataaataaataaaatcatggCCTTTTAGCATCGATCAAGATAAGGAGTGTAATTCCCATCTTTGTTTTTCACGGCAGTCTGTGGCAAGTGCAAACATACCTCGTCTCCAGGGTTTATCTCTTGGACTGCTCTGACCTCAGCCACTGTGCCTTTATAGGTCACTATGACATTAGGACTACAGCTGTGATTCATCAGTGCTACACtagaaggaagaaaggaaggaggcaAAGCACAGAAGCTTAACAAAGAATCGTGAAATCACAAAATGTGTGATGTTGGGGCTACATGATGGTTTATGTGTACACCACACAGACTATTTCAAAGAGAGACGaattaaaataatgaaacaaatcAGGAGCTGCTGAGATATACAATGACTGTAAAAAGCACTGGGGAGGGTTAATATGAACCTATTATTACTTTAATAATAACCTTTGCAATTTTATCAATGGGATCAGTGAAATACACGGATCAAtgattggactgttgatgatgTGTTGACATGGACTACTTACTCAGGAAAAACGGCTGATCCTAGATGGGAGAGCTCCTCATCCTCAATGGTGAAACCATTACAGTTAACCTGGAGAGAgtaaaaagagaggagagagaaggagggacagagcaagacagaaacaagagaagacacaaacaaacaggtggAGACAGAACAGCAGGGTGAGTAATATGATAACACCACTTGCATCACCCTCTACTCATCTGTGTTGTAACACCCCTccgcagaggaggaggacatccGGTAGCAGGAGATTAAATGTAGCTGTGCGATCAGGAAAGGCTGTTGGTGTAGCgtggagagaaaggagacagcagcactgacagacagatagaaTTAAAGAGCTAAACGCTGTCGAGTTACACAGACAGGaccagtgggtgtgtgtgacacagatcCTGGCTTCACCTCAACATGcgctccagtgtgtgtgtgaatttgctAACAACTGCAGGGACAGCCGGGGATGAAAAGATGTGTGAACATAAGCATTAAGCATGTACGGGCAGGAGTAGtgtgcacatgaaaacataatttttgCACATTGTGTGTCTaaagcatttgtgtgtgtatgttgcaaTCTAGCATGTCCTTCTACAGACCAAGAGAGGTCAACACCTGTCTATGTGTCAGCCAAAACCTCTGATACTCTCCTGAccaatcacacagcagcaataaACACACCCAACATTCTTGATCCTTCTAGAACAGGAGGTTTTGAATCAGCGGATTTCTTAGAAACAGAGTGTGAGAAACTAAAATGGTCGTGGTGTTGTATAGCTTGCTTCTCCAGAGAACCCACACGGTGCCAAATAAGTATAAACAAaccacagagagaaacctggAACATCTTATGACCCAAAGAAAcaaagatttttgtttttacctgtGCAAAGAGCTCGGTGAGAGCCTGTTCACTGGGGAGGTCGCTGATGTGTCTGGAGTAGAAGTGATGCAGCGCTGCGATGTCTGCCTGgttcatctcctccttctcactgtCCATCTTATCTAAATCTGGAAAATCAAAGGAAATCAGATAAAGCAGACCATCATAAGGAGACCATCTTGAATCTTAAacattatgtgtttatttatgtgttatGTGTTTAACACTGAAGccccacaaccctgaaaatGAATCCcttctattttatttttggacCAGCAACTTGGTATTGTGAGGTACAATGAACTTGGCAACCTTACTGGGCCACTAGCTGGACTCAAGACCGTTAGTCTTGTTAACTGTTCCACTTCTGCATTGTTCCAACCTGGCAAAAAACCTACCAAACATCACTTAAGCACGCGGACACAGGGACCATCTACAATAAGAAAGCTTGACTATTGCCATCACTGGAGAAAAGGGATGAATTAAAAGTTAAGTACtagaaataatagacatgttTCAGTAGGATTCGTCCTTTCCAATACCTGAACTTGCATATCGGCCGACGGTATATGAATAActctaaaaagaaaaaggataaCATATAAAATTGACTATGCATCCAAAATGCTATCTGCAcgtttctttttaatttgttgtcGCTATCATTATAATCTCTCGCATGGCTCCTTAAAAGAACCAGAAGAATACATATTCAAATGCTATTAGAGTTATTGTGAGTAAAGTCCAGGATGTGCCGCTGCCACAGGCCATGTGTCACCATCAGTCACACAAACTCACACCGACACACGGTCTGgtggcagcaggcagcagctggtCTCTGATTTGCTTTGTGTGCATGAGACAGGTGTGAAGGTTAATTCTGTGACAATCCTCTGATGACACATCTGAGCCTGTAACAACAGTTCGCACTAAATGATAATACCAAatggagcagagaaaacagaccGTGGGTGGTTAGATGGAAAACAGTCTTGTTTTCGTGCATCTTGACAGATACACACTTTTATCAACTTGCAGTGCATAATTCAGATTACTGAAAGCATCTTGATGAGTTTTCAGGGCCTGATCTTTGCATAATCTAAATACCACAGTTTAGTCAGTCCTGATGCAAAACGGCACGAtagagacaaaacagaaaatgctaCAATAACGCTTTAAATCTTTCTGTTGCAGTATTGGGTTGATATAAAGTATAGAGAGAACATATGTTAACACTTTCTCAGTGCAATTGCAGTCTCTCAGAGAAGAGGGTTGAGTactttgctcaagggcacagTGGCAGCACTTTTTACAGGATGGGAGAGAACATGAAATTACAGCACCCAGAAGCTTGGGATTTAAGTCCCAAAGCTCTGCAGACTTGGAGTGAATGAAAGAGACAGAACCAGGACTGGAGGCTACAGCAGAGGATATTAATAGACACACTGCTAcaactgcagagacacagaaagatcacacgtgcacacacagacacacacactgcaccatGTAACTACAAGTGCACACAAATGTAACTAAACATACAGCCTCATGTATTCAtacacatgctctctctctctctctctcacacacacacacacacacacacacacacacacacacacacacacacacacacacacacacacacacacacacacacacacacacacacacacacacacacacacacacacacacacacctacttaCGGGATTCAAACTCTTTGAAGAGCAGCAGCCTTTCTGAAGGGGTTCGTTCTGTTGTAACTCTCTGCAAGATGAAACACATATGAGACACATGAGatcatgcaaaataaaatacaaaataagctaattttcttttcttaatgtATTGCGTTATTACACCAAATTGTTTAAGTCCAATTAAGAAATAATTAAAGGACAAACtcaattattacattattattaaaacaataaagcaGCTGCTAAGCACACCTGGGTGACAGCAACACCGGCTACAGGAACTTTGGTGTTCAATGAGGACCAAAGCTTTAAACACTGGAACATTACgacacaacacagaagagcacTGTTTGTGTCACCTTCATCTTTTTTGTTAGATGGCTCATAACGCTGATCTGAACATGTGACCTCTCTGAACAGCAACAAATGTATAGCAAAGACATGACACCCACAATACTTGATACTATGACACTACTCATGCAAAGGTATGCAAAAGAAACTGAGATGAGTTAAGTCACTGCTTCGCTGCTTtagctgctcacagctggtttATTGCATGAAATATAGTCAAACTCAAACTGTTTATCAAGCAGCCACGTATTCTATTTGACTCTTTATCTTCATTTGACTCCTTATCCTctttaaagtttgtttaaaGGTTACTTCCAGTTGCATTAACACACGGCTCCTTCCAGCCATACTTGTACACAGCATGGATTATAAACTGAGGAGGATGATGTTATTTGTCTTTACCTGTGTTTAATTGAGATGTTCTGTAGTATTATCTatattctctctttctgctcacTTCTTTTGCTTTCTACTCCGTCTTTACCTGTTTCATGATGAGTCTAGCAACCAGCCTGACCGTCTCTGATGGACACCAGTTTTCCCCATAGGCACACATCGCTACACACTCCAGCTTATGCATGGGCCAATCACCTCTCTGcataaatgtgcacaaacacacacagacagagagagagaaagacagaaataacaaCAGTTAGTGGCCCTCCATTATTACAGCAAGGACATTCAACAGGACAACACATTAAACAACatcatcaacacacaaacagagagaatcaaataaatgtaatggacAATAAAAGATTTGCATCACAAAGTGCGCACACACAAGAAGGCTCCTCAGTGTTACTGCAGGGTGTTTTATGCCATGAAACTAAAACTAGACAGAGGCAAAGGGAGGACAGACTGAATCGTCATAGCAACAACAATGTGAGCGTGTGCTCTTGCTGGGTGCTGCCTGCATGCAGCTCTGCTGAGGTGGTTCTCATGTGTGTCCCAAGGTGGGTCATAAGGCCAATAAAATACACTGCTTTCCCCTGTATTTACTCTGTGATGGCACCAGGAAAGCAAAATGCTTGAAACAACACATATGGAGGCACACAAAGGGCTGCACTGTTACTGACAACAACAGTCAAAGGGCTTTATCTCTGCTTGTGGTCATAATCGTTGTCCTTCCACTTAAAAAGACAGCAAGAATAAGAGCAAAACAAATGGAGACTAAAACAGGACAGCATGTCttttgaaattaaaattacCATTGCTGTTTGCAGTTAAATCGATTCATGGTCAGCTCCTTTATTCACCGTAATTGTGCAAAGTGTAATATATATAAAGTCCAAGCCCTCcatgaaaaagcacaaaaggAAGCAGAGCGCACTCACCTGACA contains:
- the smyd2a gene encoding N-lysine methyltransferase SMYD2-A, translated to MKNEGIEGTERFLSPGKGRGLRAVGHFAVGELVFACPAYSYVLTVNERGAHCEHCFTRKEDLFKCGKCKQAYYCNVDCQRGDWPMHKLECVAMCAYGENWCPSETVRLVARLIMKQRVTTERTPSERLLLFKEFESHLDKMDSEKEEMNQADIAALHHFYSRHISDLPSEQALTELFAQVNCNGFTIEDEELSHLGSAVFPDVALMNHSCSPNVIVTYKGTVAEVRAVQEINPGDEIFNSYIDLLYPTEDRKERLLDSYFFTCQCTECTSRSKDKAKMEIRKLSSPPEPEEIRSMVRYAKNVIEEFRRAKHYKTPSELLEMCELSQEKMGAIFADTNVYMLHMMYQAMGVCLYMQDWDGAMSYGEKIIQPYSVHYPAYSLNVASMYLKLGRLYLGLEKKSQGVKALKKAVAIMEVAHGKDHHYVAEVKREIEEQK